In a genomic window of Agarivorans albus:
- the trpA gene encoding tryptophan synthase subunit alpha gives MTQRYANLFERLTSEKQGAFVPFVTLGDPNLEQSLAIVDALVEGGADALELGIPFSDPVADGPTIQGANVRALAADVTPPKCLEMLSAIREKHPEVPIGLLLYANLVYSTGIDSFYQKLAAAGVDSVLVADVPIRESAPFREAADKHGLQSIFIAPPNADEATLAKVAEYGQGYTYLVSRAGVTGTETKAGAPVGELLNKLKQHNAPPALLGFGIATPQQVKETIEAGAAGAISGSAVVKIIENNLEDKAQMLVTLKQFASDMKAATV, from the coding sequence ATGACGCAACGTTACGCTAATCTATTTGAACGTCTAACAAGCGAAAAACAAGGCGCCTTCGTTCCCTTTGTAACACTTGGCGATCCCAATTTAGAGCAATCTCTAGCCATTGTTGATGCCTTAGTTGAAGGTGGTGCGGATGCTTTAGAGTTGGGTATCCCTTTCTCTGATCCAGTAGCTGACGGCCCTACCATTCAAGGAGCTAACGTTCGCGCATTAGCAGCTGATGTTACCCCTCCTAAATGTTTAGAAATGCTAAGTGCTATTCGTGAAAAACATCCAGAGGTACCTATTGGTCTGTTGTTATACGCTAACCTCGTATATTCAACCGGCATTGATTCTTTCTATCAAAAGCTTGCGGCTGCAGGCGTAGACTCGGTGCTGGTTGCAGATGTGCCGATTCGTGAGTCAGCGCCTTTTAGAGAAGCTGCTGATAAGCATGGCTTGCAAAGCATCTTTATTGCACCACCAAACGCCGATGAAGCGACTTTAGCCAAAGTGGCCGAGTACGGACAAGGTTACACCTACCTTGTTAGCCGAGCAGGCGTTACCGGTACAGAAACCAAAGCAGGCGCACCGGTGGGAGAGTTGTTAAACAAACTTAAGCAACATAATGCGCCGCCAGCTTTACTGGGTTTTGGCATCGCAACTCCTCAACAGGTTAAAGAAACCATTGAAGCTGGCGCAGCTGGTGCGATATCGGGCTCAGCCGTAGTTAAGATCATCGAAAACAACCTTGAAGACAAAGCGCAAATGCTTGTAACACTCAAGCAATTTGCCAGTGACATGAAAGCGGCTACCGTTTAG
- the trpB gene encoding tryptophan synthase subunit beta: MSKLNSYFGEFGGQFVPQILVPALDQLEQAFIDAQEDPSFIEEFNGLLSEYAGRPTPLTLCRNLTAGTKTKIYLKREDLLHGGAHKTNQVLGQALLAKRMGKKEIIAETGAGQHGVATALACALLGLKCRVYMGAIDCERQKPNVFRMKLMGAEVIPVHSGSSTLKDACNEALRDWAASYDSAHYLLGTAAGPHPFPTIVREFQKMIGEEAKQQILETEGRLPDAVIACVGGGSNAIGMFADFIKEEDVKLIGVEPAGKGIDTDQHGAPLKHGRKGMFFGMHSLLMQDQNGQIEESYSISAGLDFPSVGPQHAYLNSIGRADYESATDEEALDAFQTLAESEGIIPALESAHALAYALKLAKQDKDKEQILLVNLSGRGDKDIFTVAEIFEQRGSL, translated from the coding sequence ATGAGTAAACTAAATTCATATTTCGGCGAGTTTGGCGGGCAGTTTGTACCACAAATTTTAGTGCCAGCGCTCGACCAGCTAGAACAAGCCTTTATCGACGCCCAAGAAGACCCTAGCTTTATTGAAGAGTTCAACGGGCTATTAAGCGAATATGCTGGCAGACCAACACCTCTAACCTTGTGCCGCAATTTAACTGCGGGTACTAAAACCAAAATTTACCTAAAGCGTGAAGACTTATTACATGGTGGTGCACATAAAACCAACCAAGTGTTAGGCCAAGCCCTATTAGCAAAACGCATGGGTAAGAAAGAAATTATTGCTGAAACCGGTGCTGGCCAACATGGCGTAGCGACCGCCTTAGCGTGTGCCTTACTTGGTCTAAAGTGCCGTGTTTACATGGGCGCAATTGACTGTGAACGCCAAAAGCCTAACGTGTTCAGAATGAAGCTAATGGGTGCAGAAGTTATCCCAGTACACAGCGGCTCTTCTACCCTAAAAGACGCGTGTAACGAAGCCTTGCGTGACTGGGCAGCCAGTTATGACAGCGCTCACTACTTATTAGGTACAGCAGCCGGCCCTCACCCATTCCCAACCATTGTTCGCGAATTCCAGAAAATGATTGGCGAAGAAGCCAAACAGCAGATTCTTGAGACCGAAGGTCGCTTGCCTGATGCGGTAATTGCATGTGTGGGCGGTGGCTCTAACGCAATCGGCATGTTTGCAGACTTCATCAAAGAAGAAGATGTAAAACTAATTGGCGTAGAACCTGCGGGTAAAGGTATTGATACCGACCAACATGGCGCTCCACTTAAACATGGCCGCAAAGGTATGTTTTTTGGTATGCATTCGTTATTGATGCAAGACCAAAATGGTCAAATTGAAGAGTCTTATTCAATTTCAGCTGGCTTAGATTTTCCATCAGTAGGCCCGCAGCATGCTTATTTGAATTCAATCGGCAGAGCAGATTATGAATCAGCTACCGATGAAGAAGCCTTGGACGCATTCCAAACTCTAGCTGAGAGTGAAGGTATTATTCCCGCTCTAGAGTCTGCTCACGCGCTGGCTTACGCGCTAAAACTCGCTAAGCAAGATAAAGACAAAGAACAGATATTGTTGGTAAACCTATCGGGGCGTGGCGACAAAGACATCTTTACCGTAGCCGAAATATTCGAACAAAGAGGAAGCTTATAA
- the trpCF gene encoding bifunctional indole-3-glycerol-phosphate synthase TrpC/phosphoribosylanthranilate isomerase TrpF has translation MSQAETKQATILDKIVADKEIWLAERMQSQALASFIDQVEPTERSFYDALSGSPAKFILECKKASPSKGLIRPEFDLDLIAGVYKNYAAAISVLTDTKYFQGEFDYVTQVREQVEQPVLCKDFFIDEYQIYLARYHKADAILLMLSVLDDNEYRLLAEVAHKLNMGVLTEVSNQQELERAIDLNAKVIGINNRNLRDLSITLDRTPELAKQIPEDRIIISESGIYQHQQVRELAKYANGFLVGSSLMSQDDVDMACRKLILGENKVCGLTREQDVKTVYQAGAVYGGLIFAEKSPRCVNLAQAEKLSQAAPLNFVGVFVNSSVEEVANIANQLKLHAVQLHGDEDEQFIKQLKEKLNSSLVWKALGVSEALPEAPSNADKILFDSKVAGQCGGTGQTFDWQLLGEHSHGAMLAGGISPSNIQDALAYAAAGLDLNSGVEQAPGVKDPAKVNAAFEQIRQY, from the coding sequence GTGAGCCAAGCAGAAACAAAACAAGCCACCATTCTAGATAAAATTGTGGCTGACAAAGAAATTTGGTTAGCAGAGCGTATGCAAAGCCAAGCACTAGCAAGCTTTATCGATCAGGTTGAGCCCACGGAACGTAGTTTTTATGATGCGCTATCAGGCTCACCCGCTAAGTTTATTCTTGAATGTAAAAAGGCTTCTCCATCTAAAGGCTTGATTCGCCCGGAGTTCGACTTAGACCTAATTGCCGGCGTATATAAAAACTATGCTGCGGCCATTTCGGTGCTCACTGATACCAAATACTTTCAAGGTGAGTTTGACTATGTAACTCAGGTTAGAGAGCAAGTTGAGCAACCAGTGTTATGTAAAGACTTCTTCATTGACGAGTACCAAATCTATCTAGCCCGTTATCACAAAGCTGATGCCATCTTGCTAATGTTATCGGTTCTCGATGACAACGAGTATCGCTTGCTGGCTGAAGTAGCCCACAAGCTAAATATGGGCGTACTTACTGAAGTGAGTAACCAACAAGAGCTTGAGCGCGCTATTGATCTAAATGCCAAAGTCATCGGTATTAACAACCGCAACTTGCGTGACTTATCGATTACCTTAGATAGAACACCAGAGCTGGCCAAACAAATTCCTGAAGATCGCATCATCATTTCAGAATCAGGCATTTATCAGCACCAACAAGTGCGTGAGCTAGCCAAATACGCCAACGGCTTTTTAGTAGGTAGCTCACTAATGAGCCAAGATGATGTAGACATGGCTTGTCGTAAACTCATACTTGGTGAAAACAAAGTATGCGGCTTAACACGCGAGCAAGATGTTAAAACGGTTTATCAAGCGGGCGCAGTATACGGCGGATTAATTTTCGCCGAAAAGTCGCCGCGCTGCGTAAACCTAGCGCAAGCAGAAAAACTCAGCCAAGCGGCACCACTTAATTTTGTGGGTGTATTTGTAAATAGCTCGGTTGAAGAAGTGGCCAATATTGCCAATCAACTTAAACTTCATGCAGTGCAATTGCATGGTGATGAAGACGAGCAATTCATCAAGCAGCTAAAAGAAAAACTTAACAGCAGCCTTGTATGGAAAGCGCTTGGCGTGAGTGAGGCATTACCAGAAGCGCCAAGCAACGCAGACAAAATATTATTTGATAGCAAAGTCGCCGGCCAATGCGGCGGTACAGGGCAAACCTTCGATTGGCAACTATTAGGTGAGCACAGTCATGGTGCGATGCTAGCAGGCGGCATAAGCCCAAGTAACATTCAAGATGCGCTAGCCTACGCCGCTGCAGGCTTAGATTTAAACTCCGGTGTAGAACAAGCGCCAGGGGTAAAAGACCCAGCAAAAGTTAATGCTGCGTTTGAACAAATTAGACAGTACTAG
- the trpD gene encoding anthranilate phosphoribosyltransferase yields the protein MQAILEQLYQGKDLSIEQAQQVFSQVIQGEVEPIVLSSLLTALKVKGEQPQEIAGAAKALLANAAPFPSPDYDFADIVGTGGDGHNTINISTTSAFVAASLGVKVAKHGNRSVSSKSGSSDLLAALGINIQMTPDTARKCLDELGLCFLFAPQYHAGVRHAMPVRQTLKTRTIFNVLGPLINPAHPSMEVMGVYNPALISPIAHTLQQLGMKKAMVVHGAGLDEVAIHGETQIAEINGDKITEYSLSPADFGVEQADLDAIKGGTPEENKAITLQLLQGTATPAQQAAVAVNVALLLKLAGKADDVAQGVKMALDEMASGRPLTLANQLAEMSQ from the coding sequence ATGCAGGCTATTTTAGAGCAGCTATATCAAGGAAAAGACTTAAGCATTGAACAAGCACAGCAGGTATTTAGTCAGGTGATTCAGGGTGAAGTTGAGCCTATCGTTTTATCTTCATTGCTCACTGCACTAAAGGTTAAAGGCGAGCAACCCCAAGAAATCGCTGGAGCAGCCAAAGCTTTATTAGCGAATGCGGCGCCTTTTCCAAGCCCCGATTATGATTTTGCGGATATTGTTGGCACCGGCGGTGATGGCCACAACACCATTAATATCTCAACCACCTCTGCGTTTGTTGCAGCAAGCTTAGGGGTTAAGGTAGCCAAGCACGGTAACCGCAGTGTATCGAGCAAGTCGGGCTCTTCAGACTTATTGGCCGCTTTGGGAATTAACATTCAAATGACCCCAGATACCGCGCGCAAATGTTTAGATGAATTGGGCCTGTGCTTTTTGTTTGCACCGCAATACCACGCAGGTGTACGCCACGCCATGCCGGTGCGCCAAACCTTAAAAACCCGCACCATCTTTAATGTACTAGGTCCGCTAATTAACCCAGCTCATCCAAGTATGGAAGTGATGGGCGTTTATAACCCCGCGCTCATTTCGCCCATTGCGCATACCTTGCAACAGTTAGGTATGAAAAAAGCCATGGTGGTTCACGGTGCTGGCTTAGACGAAGTAGCCATTCATGGTGAAACTCAAATTGCGGAGATTAACGGCGACAAGATTACCGAATATAGCTTAAGCCCAGCTGATTTTGGTGTTGAGCAAGCCGATCTAGATGCCATTAAAGGTGGCACTCCTGAAGAAAACAAAGCCATCACTTTACAGTTATTGCAAGGCACCGCGACACCAGCACAACAAGCAGCTGTTGCAGTTAATGTTGCCTTGTTACTTAAGCTTGCAGGTAAAGCTGATGATGTTGCTCAAGGCGTTAAAATGGCCTTAGATGAAATGGCCTCTGGTCGTCCACTAACCCTAGCAAACCAATTGGCGGAGATGAGTCAGTGA
- a CDS encoding aminodeoxychorismate/anthranilate synthase component II, translating to MTHSVFLLDNFDSFTYNLVDQFRSQGLEVSIYRNHLSAKEIKQHIDNSPTPPVLVLSPGPGNPQQAGCMLELIDLCKGEVPIIGICLGHQALVESYGGVVGKADEIVHGKSSAIEHDNRLMFEGLSNPLPVARYHSLVATTMPDGVVVNAHYQNMPMAIINEQDKIVGFQFHPESILTSEGATLLARSLDWATQKEQA from the coding sequence ATGACGCATAGTGTATTTTTGTTAGACAACTTTGACTCGTTCACTTACAACCTTGTTGATCAGTTTCGTAGTCAAGGCTTAGAGGTTAGCATTTACCGTAACCACTTAAGTGCTAAAGAGATTAAACAACATATTGATAATAGCCCTACTCCGCCAGTATTGGTTTTATCACCAGGTCCTGGTAACCCACAACAAGCGGGCTGTATGTTAGAGCTTATCGATTTATGTAAAGGCGAAGTACCTATTATTGGAATCTGCCTTGGCCACCAAGCACTAGTAGAAAGCTACGGTGGTGTGGTGGGTAAAGCAGATGAAATTGTTCATGGTAAATCGTCGGCGATTGAGCACGACAACCGCCTTATGTTTGAAGGTTTAAGCAATCCTCTGCCAGTAGCGCGCTACCACTCGTTAGTAGCCACTACAATGCCAGATGGGGTTGTGGTGAATGCTCATTATCAAAACATGCCAATGGCGATAATCAACGAACAAGACAAGATTGTTGGGTTTCAATTCCACCCCGAATCCATTTTAACCAGCGAAGGGGCAACACTATTAGCCCGCAGCCTAGACTGGGCCACCCAAAAGGAGCAAGCGTAA
- a CDS encoding anthranilate synthase component 1, with protein sequence MSNHPRVQLSNNLIDASYVLDPLSLYQELCKESQHNVLLESCEIDSKENLQSLILADAALKITCKGRQVTFTAVSLNGEAVISAVVEHSDNSLITEHSATQLVLDYPLPAANLDEDSRLKASSPVDALRLITTLYGELASHDKGVFIGGVFAYDFIASFEQLQDVAESTNICPDYQFYLAETLLLIDHQEQVTHLIGSVYNESEQARINQRLAHLVELCEHKNHQQAQPDFSDYQGKIEADISDRDFCQNVETMKDYIRQGDIFQVVPSRSFKLSCPDSLAAYRELKITNPSPYMFYLQDSEFVLFGASPESAIKYSSDSRDVEIYPIAGTRKRGFNADGSINQDLDGRLELELRLDKKETAEHIMLVDLARNDVARISEPGTRHVADLLKVDRYSHVMHLVSRVVGTLRNDLDALHAYQACMNMGTLVGAPKIRASELIRQVEQQRRGSYGGAVGYLAGNGDMDSCIVIRSAFVKDKVAHVQAGAGVVYDSQPQAEADETRNKAAAVLNAIARAHGSTLKDVSDDA encoded by the coding sequence ATGAGTAATCACCCTAGGGTGCAGCTAAGCAACAACTTAATTGATGCTAGCTACGTGCTTGACCCACTAAGCTTGTATCAAGAGCTTTGCAAAGAGAGTCAACACAATGTTTTGCTAGAATCTTGCGAAATAGACAGCAAAGAAAACTTACAAAGTTTAATTTTGGCCGATGCAGCCTTAAAGATCACTTGTAAAGGTCGTCAAGTGACGTTTACTGCGGTATCACTCAATGGTGAAGCGGTTATCTCGGCGGTTGTAGAACACAGTGACAACAGCTTAATCACCGAACATAGTGCAACTCAACTGGTTTTAGATTACCCACTCCCAGCCGCTAATTTGGATGAGGATTCTCGTTTAAAAGCGAGCTCTCCTGTTGATGCCTTACGTTTAATAACCACACTTTACGGTGAGCTAGCCTCTCATGATAAAGGCGTTTTTATCGGCGGTGTATTTGCCTATGATTTCATCGCCAGCTTTGAGCAACTACAAGACGTCGCCGAAAGCACCAACATTTGCCCCGACTACCAGTTTTACCTCGCCGAAACATTGCTACTAATAGACCACCAAGAACAAGTGACTCACTTAATTGGCTCGGTATATAATGAAAGTGAGCAAGCTAGAATAAATCAGCGTTTAGCCCACTTAGTAGAATTATGTGAGCATAAAAATCACCAACAAGCGCAGCCAGATTTTAGTGATTACCAAGGGAAGATTGAAGCTGACATTAGCGACCGAGACTTCTGCCAGAATGTAGAAACCATGAAAGACTACATTCGCCAAGGTGACATTTTTCAAGTAGTTCCATCTCGCAGTTTTAAACTCTCTTGCCCTGATAGCCTCGCCGCTTACCGCGAATTAAAAATTACCAACCCAAGCCCTTACATGTTCTACCTGCAAGACAGTGAATTTGTATTGTTTGGCGCCTCTCCTGAGAGTGCAATTAAATACTCCTCTGATAGCCGAGATGTAGAAATTTACCCGATTGCCGGCACGCGTAAACGCGGCTTTAACGCCGATGGTTCGATTAACCAAGATTTAGACGGCCGCCTAGAGCTTGAGCTACGCCTAGATAAAAAAGAAACCGCAGAACATATTATGTTGGTTGATTTAGCTCGTAATGATGTCGCTCGCATCAGTGAGCCTGGCACTCGCCATGTAGCTGATTTGCTAAAAGTAGACCGCTACAGCCACGTAATGCACTTAGTATCGCGCGTAGTAGGTACCTTACGTAATGACCTAGACGCACTTCACGCTTATCAAGCGTGCATGAACATGGGTACTCTTGTTGGCGCACCCAAAATTCGCGCTTCAGAGTTAATTCGCCAAGTAGAACAGCAGCGCCGTGGCAGTTATGGTGGCGCAGTTGGTTACCTTGCAGGTAACGGCGACATGGATAGCTGTATCGTTATTCGTTCTGCTTTTGTTAAAGATAAGGTCGCGCATGTTCAAGCTGGAGCTGGTGTGGTGTATGATTCACAGCCTCAAGCCGAAGCCGATGAAACTCGCAACAAAGCAGCTGCGGTGCTAAATGCCATTGCCCGCGCTCACGGTTCTACTTTGAAGGATGTTAGTGATGACGCATAG
- the rnm gene encoding RNase RNM, which yields MRFDLHCHTTASDGGLSPTEIVMRAENMQVDVLAITDHDTTAGIAEAKANAKHVQIITGTEISTAWHAFDIHIVGLNIDVTSTELQRHLAEQRDKREVRAQEMSRRLAKAGINDVYSDAKQLAGTAPITRSHFAKVLVERGIAANFNKVFDKYLSRGNTGYVPNNWMSMGDAIEIIHQAGGVAVLAHPTHYDLSNKWVRKLLAEFAELGGDGVEVAMPQMSKDQLLWLADLAEQNGLRASQGSDFHHPSPWRELGRGLQLPEKCQAIWQLWPGFSPESNR from the coding sequence ATGCGATTTGATTTGCATTGCCATACTACTGCCTCGGATGGTGGCTTAAGCCCAACTGAAATAGTAATGCGTGCCGAAAACATGCAAGTCGACGTGTTGGCTATTACCGACCACGACACCACAGCTGGCATTGCAGAAGCAAAAGCTAATGCGAAGCATGTGCAAATTATCACTGGCACTGAAATCTCTACTGCTTGGCATGCTTTTGATATTCATATTGTAGGCTTGAATATTGACGTGACGTCTACAGAATTACAAAGACACTTAGCTGAGCAACGAGACAAGCGAGAAGTTCGCGCTCAAGAAATGAGTCGCCGTTTAGCAAAAGCCGGTATCAATGATGTGTACAGTGATGCAAAACAATTGGCAGGTACAGCCCCGATAACCCGTTCCCATTTTGCCAAGGTATTGGTGGAACGTGGTATAGCAGCTAACTTTAATAAAGTATTTGATAAGTATTTAAGCCGTGGCAATACCGGTTATGTGCCTAATAATTGGATGAGCATGGGCGATGCTATAGAGATTATTCACCAAGCGGGCGGCGTTGCTGTATTGGCTCACCCAACTCATTATGATTTGTCGAATAAATGGGTGCGTAAGTTGTTAGCCGAGTTTGCCGAATTGGGCGGCGACGGCGTAGAAGTGGCAATGCCGCAAATGTCTAAAGACCAATTACTGTGGCTAGCTGATTTAGCCGAACAAAATGGATTACGTGCTTCTCAAGGCTCTGATTTTCATCATCCCTCTCCTTGGCGTGAATTAGGTAGAGGCTTACAATTACCAGAAAAGTGCCAAGCTATTTGGCAGTTGTGGCCTGGCTTCTCTCCTGAATCCAATCGCTAG
- a CDS encoding L-threonylcarbamoyladenylate synthase codes for MSQFFYVHPDNPQQRLMNQAANHIQQGGVVIYPTDSGYAIGCHIGDKAALERICRIRQLDKNHHFTLMCRDLSELSEYARVGNQAYRLLRNNTPGPYTFIFKGTKEVPRRLLNPKRKTIGIRVPDNKIALAMLEALGEPLMSSSLILPGNDYTESDPEQIRDLLEHQVDLIVNGGYLGEQPTTVIDLSEDEPEILRSGSGDTSPFE; via the coding sequence ATGAGTCAGTTTTTCTATGTACACCCCGACAACCCTCAACAGCGCTTGATGAACCAAGCGGCTAATCATATTCAACAGGGCGGGGTGGTGATCTACCCAACCGATTCAGGTTATGCCATTGGTTGCCATATTGGTGATAAAGCCGCATTAGAGCGCATTTGCCGTATTCGTCAGTTAGATAAAAACCACCATTTTACTTTAATGTGTCGCGATTTATCTGAGCTCTCGGAATATGCGCGAGTGGGTAACCAAGCTTATCGCTTGTTACGCAACAATACCCCAGGACCATATACCTTTATTTTTAAAGGTACCAAGGAAGTGCCACGTCGCTTACTCAACCCTAAACGTAAAACCATAGGTATTCGAGTTCCCGACAACAAAATTGCATTGGCGATGCTGGAAGCTCTTGGTGAGCCACTAATGTCATCGAGCTTAATTTTGCCGGGCAATGACTACACCGAATCTGATCCGGAACAAATACGCGACCTATTGGAACACCAAGTAGATTTAATTGTTAACGGTGGCTATTTAGGCGAGCAGCCTACTACTGTTATTGATCTTTCAGAAGATGAGCCAGAGATATTGCGCAGTGGCTCCGGTGATACGAGCCCATTTGAATAA
- a CDS encoding segregation and condensation protein A, with the protein MSEQASPTQQLTLASVNGEPWLDMPEDLFIPPDAMEVILEQFEGPLDLLLYLIRKQKLDIEHLPVLAITQQYMEYIEAMRMLKLELAAEYLVMAALLTEIKSRSLLPVQEHEQVEEDPRAELIRRLQEYELYKDATEKVDSLPRQQRDTYTATINRPQDMPINVIYPEVTMDELIQAMRGIAQRVANFEHHEIKREKLSTRQRMSDILAKLQQHQFVEFSQLFSLSEGRSGLVVSFLAILELVKEGYIKCVQSQPLQPIQVLLVDAEISEHG; encoded by the coding sequence ATGTCTGAACAGGCTTCTCCTACTCAGCAATTAACTCTAGCCAGCGTAAATGGTGAGCCTTGGCTAGACATGCCGGAGGATTTGTTTATTCCGCCGGATGCCATGGAAGTGATTCTGGAGCAGTTTGAGGGGCCATTGGATTTATTATTGTATTTAATCCGTAAACAGAAGTTGGATATTGAACACTTACCAGTATTAGCCATCACCCAGCAATATATGGAATATATTGAAGCAATGCGAATGCTCAAATTAGAGCTCGCAGCAGAGTATTTGGTAATGGCAGCGCTGTTAACCGAAATTAAATCGCGCAGCTTGCTACCAGTACAAGAGCACGAACAAGTTGAGGAAGATCCAAGGGCTGAGCTTATTCGGCGTCTTCAAGAGTATGAATTATATAAAGACGCTACCGAAAAAGTAGATAGTCTACCAAGACAGCAACGAGATACTTACACAGCTACCATCAACCGCCCTCAAGATATGCCAATCAATGTTATTTACCCAGAAGTGACGATGGATGAGTTGATTCAAGCTATGCGGGGTATTGCTCAGCGAGTGGCTAACTTTGAACATCATGAAATTAAGCGTGAAAAACTGTCTACTCGGCAAAGGATGAGCGATATATTGGCCAAGTTACAACAACACCAGTTTGTCGAATTTAGTCAGTTGTTTTCCTTATCTGAAGGTCGTAGCGGTTTAGTGGTAAGTTTTTTGGCAATACTTGAGTTAGTCAAAGAAGGTTATATCAAGTGTGTGCAAAGTCAGCCTCTGCAGCCTATTCAAGTATTATTAGTTGATGCGGAGATCTCTGAGCATGGCTAA
- the scpB gene encoding SMC-Scp complex subunit ScpB: MAKPNLVKLVEAALFVAGRPLSVKELQATVLADVGLAKAQVNMVLEELSLRYQDSGIELAETASGFQFRARQEYAPQLANLWAEKAPKFSRAMLETLTLIAYRQPITRGEIEAIRGVAVSSHIISVLRERNWIRSVGHKEIPGRPTLFATTTSFLDYFGLKDLADLPELDQSLLEKLPQDFQT, translated from the coding sequence ATGGCTAAACCCAATTTAGTTAAGTTAGTTGAAGCCGCTTTGTTTGTTGCTGGCAGACCGCTCAGCGTTAAAGAGCTGCAAGCCACGGTGTTGGCAGATGTAGGATTAGCTAAAGCACAAGTGAATATGGTGCTTGAAGAGTTGTCTTTGCGTTATCAAGATTCGGGTATTGAGTTGGCCGAAACCGCATCCGGGTTTCAATTTAGAGCGCGCCAAGAATATGCGCCACAATTAGCCAACTTATGGGCTGAAAAAGCCCCGAAATTTAGCCGAGCAATGTTAGAAACACTCACTTTAATTGCTTATCGCCAGCCAATTACTCGCGGTGAGATCGAAGCGATTAGGGGAGTGGCCGTGAGCAGCCATATCATAAGTGTATTGAGAGAGCGCAATTGGATCCGCAGCGTCGGACATAAAGAAATTCCCGGCCGTCCTACCTTATTTGCAACTACAACAAGCTTCTTAGATTACTTTGGTTTGAAAGATCTGGCCGATTTGCCAGAATTAGATCAATCTTTACTTGAAAAACTGCCGCAAGACTTTCAGACTTAG
- the rluB gene encoding 23S rRNA pseudouridine(2605) synthase RluB, giving the protein MSEKLQKVLARSGLGSRREMEAVIDAGRVSVDGSIATLGDRIEEGVEVRVDGRIIDIQKVEDTICRVLAYHKSEGEICSRNDPEGRETVFDRLPRLQHGRWIAVGRLDINTSGLLLFTTDGELANRLMHPSFEVEREYAVRVFGDVDDEVIRNLRTGVELEDGRAAFTTVKRQGGEGINQWYSVTLSEGRNREVRRMWESQGMQVSRLIRVRYGLIPLPKGLPRSGWQEMPLDQVNYLRKLVQLNKEENTIIKVEDRVRSTQRIRKSVRKHRSRTQSQAAKRRRLK; this is encoded by the coding sequence ATGAGTGAAAAACTTCAAAAAGTCCTGGCCCGCAGCGGTTTAGGCTCACGTCGTGAGATGGAAGCTGTAATTGACGCAGGGAGAGTAAGCGTAGATGGGAGTATTGCCACTTTAGGTGATCGCATCGAAGAAGGGGTTGAAGTAAGGGTGGATGGCCGCATCATCGACATCCAAAAAGTCGAAGACACCATTTGTCGTGTATTGGCGTACCATAAGTCGGAAGGTGAAATCTGTTCTCGCAATGACCCAGAAGGGCGAGAAACCGTATTTGACCGTTTACCACGTTTGCAACATGGTCGCTGGATTGCGGTAGGTCGATTAGATATCAATACCTCTGGTTTATTGTTATTTACTACCGATGGCGAGTTGGCTAACCGTTTGATGCATCCAAGTTTCGAAGTTGAGCGAGAATACGCGGTGCGGGTATTTGGTGATGTAGATGACGAAGTAATTCGTAACTTACGCACCGGTGTTGAATTAGAAGATGGCCGTGCTGCATTTACCACGGTTAAGCGCCAAGGCGGCGAGGGTATTAATCAGTGGTACTCCGTGACACTAAGCGAGGGTCGTAATCGCGAAGTGCGCAGAATGTGGGAATCTCAAGGCATGCAAGTGAGCCGTTTGATTCGGGTTCGTTATGGGCTTATTCCTTTACCTAAAGGTTTACCACGCAGCGGCTGGCAAGAAATGCCCTTAGATCAGGTAAACTACTTGCGTAAGTTGGTACAGCTAAATAAAGAAGAGAATACGATTATCAAGGTTGAAGATCGTGTTCGTAGTACTCAGCGTATTAGAAAGTCTGTGCGTAAACACCGCTCTCGCACGCAAAGCCAAGCGGCAAAAAGAAGGCGTTTAAAATAG